ATAACCAGTTTTGCCAAAATTGTTCTACAAAAGATTTGGTTCAAACCTAAAGAAAATGACTTCTTACTCCCACATCAGATGTTAAATTTTGGAGAACAGATCAAGGGGATAAGCATCTGTAGTGATTCAGATTTTGTGTAATCTCCAGTCAAATTCTTCCTCAATTGAAGTTGGAAGAAAATGACAGCTTCAAGATTGTTCAGACCTGACATCGAAATTAGCAACTTGCACTtctcaacaaaaagaaaagaagaattcCATTGCCTGACAGAGTAGACTACCTATGTCTTAACATAGATCGGTCATACTTGTTGAAGTGAGTGTCACATATTGCCAGTTGAACGGGGAATAATGAGAAAGTACAATTCTTAATGTATGATGCTGTTGAAGTATTTAGTTCAAAAGACTTCATCACAATTTATGAAAGTGCACTATGATGTATGACTCTCAGATGCCACCCCTTCGCTCCCTTCCCTACCCCCCACCCTACTCCCTgtacccacaaaaaaaaaataaaaaaaaaataaaaagaaccagaaaaggaaaaccaaaaTAGCCCACCATCAGTTCAAGATTCCTCGGCCATGCTGAACGAAAGTAAAGACGAAATTCAATTTTACATATACACATAGACAACCTCCTAGTCCATATGCCAAACATTTCAAGCACGTGTTGAAAACTTAGGAGTGTTGACACATTCATATCGTAACAAGTAGTACATGgtattgaatttaaaagaagaCCCAAcaatattaataaaaaaattacttaAAATGCGAAGTTTACTAACACAATTAGATCCAATAATTGCATAAGCTATGCACTCACTTAATCAACTAAGTTGTGATCAATAAAAGATCAACTGGATGCATAATTACTTCACAAAAGATACTGCAGTAAACGAATAAACTTGCATTTACGCCAATGTGATATAATAAACTTTAAAGTATGTATACAAAATTAACATACTGAAAGCCAAAATATCCAATGCACCCTGTCAAGAACATTGTCACATCCTACTTTTCCTAAGAATAATATCTTTGCATCATTGTCTTTGCCATGTCTATGTCCTCTGCCCATTAAGATTTTTGCAAACTAGTATGcccaaaaaaagggggaaaaatacaaatttcaGGACGAAAAGTAATAAATGGAGAGACAGAAATAAACCCCCCAAACAGCAAGGCTTCCTAGGAAATTCTCATAAAgctcattgaacaataacatTCTCTACTTAAAACAAAAAGGCCACGCTGTTAACATCATCAAGAACTACTCATATCAGATTAGCTAAgcaatcaaagtaaaccaaccatgatgaaacaaaaaaagaaacccCAGACTCAGAGGTATAAccaaatttaaaagtaaaaaattgtGAAGGATTAATCAAGTCACGAGAAAATAAAATCTCCGTAAAGAGCATAAATCAATCGAACCCAGAGAAACTTATTACAAGAAAAGTTCATAATTGGATTGAACTTTGCATAAAGTACAAATCTTTGTTGAAGAAATTTGCTGGGTCAAGTTAGTACCTCAATAAAATGAGGACGAAGGTCTCTAACAATGACCCGCATTTTGTAGTAAGGGGAGTCCACCAAGCGGGCGAGAATGTCGTCATCAAGAGGCCTCTTTCCGGTACTAATATCTGAGGGAGGAGAAGCAGTTGGAGGAGCCGCTGGTGGCGGCGGCGGTGGCTGCTGTGGAGGGAGGTTCTGATGATTTGGTGCAGTTTGGGCAGTTTCCATGACTACTACTGTTGCCTCTTGAAGTTTTGCTGATTTCTGAATTTCACCGGTTAAAATTGGTTCTTTTCTTCGCCGGCTAATTTCTCTCTGCTTACTCCGATCTTATCTTTGGCTCATACTTCGTTTTTGCCCCTAAATTTCTAGTTTCTTTTGTTACCGTCACTTCACATTAAGTACTCCCTCCAACTCATCTTATATGTCATAATCAACTTTACACACAActtaaaaattgtaaaatttgGCCAACATATAAAGCTATTAAATCAATTTTTTCCATTATTATCCCTCAATTAGTATTCAACATTTTGTTAATTggctttgaaattttgaaaagggTATAACTACCAAGATATAAAGATGATTTGTTTTGAGAGAATATTTGGACTTAAACATTGTGTCTAAAACAGAATTCATCGAAGCTTAGAACAGTGGAGGAGGAAAGTACATTGAACAACAAATCATTCACACACTATTACAAATTGGAAACCACCATGTAGAGGCGTAGTAAAGATCAATAGAGATGCTACCTTATTAAAATGAATGGACATAAGTGGATTGGGAGTGGTGGCAAGAGACTGGAAACGAAAAAATAACGAAAACATGGGCAAAATCTGAAGTAAAGTCCAATGAGCCACTAGTGGAGGAAGTAGCAACTTTTAGAATGGGGATGATGATGGCTCGAGAAGCACATTGGAAGGCAATGGAGATTCAATCAGATTGCAAATCATGGAGGAAAATGTCAAGGAATCCAAGATAGCTATTATTCTGGATGACATTGATAGAATGAAAGGCTGTTTGATCAATgtaacttttcttttgttaatagAATAGGAAATAGGTGTGCACATAAGTTAGCAAAATTTGCGATCAGACTTGTTAGAAATGTTAATTGGGAAGGAAACTACAAAATGATCACTCAGGTAGTTACCCTTTTGTAACTGAACTTGTGGTATCAAGCTAGGAATGGTGATAGCAAAATACATGAAACACATAGAAAACATTGCCATGAAGGGTTAAGAGAGATTCTTCCTCCTTTGCTTATATAGGATATGCTTTGTACTATTAGATATAACATTTTAACACAAGCTTTGTTAATATATTAATTAGTTTGAATTTTTATATTTCTCTTTCTATTTTATTGactattttcatgattaatcacccttttttttttttttatgtaagcACAGTTGTTAAAAACTGGATGCAACAACCCAAATGAGATGATCATGCATTAGTTTTCTAGTaccacaaaagaaaaataaatgatctTTGCACATCCAAAACCTTCATTTCCATTAGCTTTTTTGCCTATATAACTTATGATTGGTAAGTTTAAAATGTattattatattcaattcaaATCCAAAGAGTCTAAATCTagtctttaaaaaaataattaataatattaaaACGATCTAAGCTCTTATAAACTTGCCTGTTCACATCAACAAATAGTTTTAATAACTTAATTACatcgaaaatttttttttgtttaataataagaaaaaagcacaaaaaagcaaaaaaaaaaaaaaaatgtcaatgcTTTCATAAATCCATATCAATTGCAGTTTGcctcataaaaaaaaagaaatttatgtAGGTGAAAAATAATCCTTTTCAAGACTCTAGATTTTGTGCAGGTACGAGAATTCCTCTGTTGATGTGAAATGCTAACTGAGCAATACTCCTACTTTGAAAGTTCAGGTAGCAAATTTGTAAACTACAAAACGATTAAAGGAGTAGACTGCAATTAAGTTTAAAGTAGAAGGTCCAGATAATTCCATCATTTCGTCGAACGACTTCTTGGTACTAATATCAcaacaaaagcaagaaaaatccCAAGAAGAAACTCTTGTTTAGGAATAGGATTGCTTCCTACTAGAAGATGAACCCGAACAGTGACAAGCTTGTCAGAAGGACAGCCATGGTGGCCTCTGTAACTGCTTCTTATTTCCTTCTCACTGCTGATTATGGCCCTGAACCTAATGTTCTCGACCCAGTACGTCCTTTCCCAGAACTTATTACTATTAGGattctttaaaaatttttcattttggcaTGCTAGATgtcttctttatttatttatttgtaaaGTTTTGGTCTTTTGGGTTTTGGGGTTTATGCATTAGGTTTTGCCTAGGTCTATATTACATGAATAGGCATATGAAAATCTGAGTCAGTGTTATTACCATGTAAGTGGTGATTGAGGGGCGTTAATGGGCATTCGTTTGTTTTTCAATTATACAGGATTGTTGGACTATGAGTTGAAGTTTTGAATGGGGATCATGAAAAACTTGGATTGATGACTTTTTAACAATTAGGACGAATTTTCAGGGGATTGGATTGGATTGCCTTTGATTTTCATGACTTAGTCGTGCTTAATGCACGTGTTTTTGTTGCTATATATGCTGGttttcttattgcttgaagttggcttttatttttaatctttCGAATCAAAATATATTTCATGCTATCCCATGCTCTGTTTGACAAAAATTCTGTGGATTGTGGTCTTGTGGCTTCTGCCAATGTTAATTAGGTGTATGTAGCAGTTCCAATGGATTCAAGTGAGCTAGGAAGCAGTTCTTGCACATTTTGAGCTgcctagaattttttttttttttttttggtgggggtGAAATTCACTACTTTGTACATTGTGATAACCTGTAAATAGGTGGTTGGTATTGCTTCCTGCCAAAGATATTGGATGGGTGAACTGATTAGTGTATTTTCTCTTGACCATTCTCAATTTTTTCATTGAAGTTATGTGGTGTTCATAatggtgaaaattttttattttttgccgtGATCCATACCTGTTGTTGCCATATGGTCATCCAATTTGTGTTTACAAGTGATAATAGTTATCTCTACCCTGTGTCTCTGTGCGTGATTGTCTGTGTCTTGGTCTTTGTGCATGGAGCTTCTTGAAATCACAAATACGCTTCCAGTCTCCTACGGTATTATGAGTGCATTATGGAACTGTAGTTGCCGGATATTCACAATTTGCATAAGATCTTGCTTTTCAAGAATTTGCTAACATACATGAAATCATGCTTCCCTCTCCTTTTTGTGGTTGGAATCTTCTCATATGCTGTGGATTATGTAAGCAGATTCTTGGactgcatttttttaaaaaaattatttttgttcaaaTATGAGTTGTTATTATATGAGAACCATTTGATTACTTATGACGAATTGAATCTTTATCACAAAAGTAAAAGGAAACTGGTAGAAAGTACGAAAGAAATCTTGATTTCGCAGTCGATTGTACATTGTTTACATTAGTTAAATCGTATCATTCCAATACTAATTCTGCCACTGGATGACAGATCAAGAATGCAATATTGTCAGCAGAGCGTTCTGTGAAGGAGTTCATCTTTGGACCAAGCAAGGGAATTCAAGAAAATGAAACCAAGAAATTGGCCTCCAATGCTGGAGAGAAACATCCCTAGTTTGTTATGTATCAAATCAAAATCCAGCCTATGTTTTTGAAGATTTCTATGGCAGATAGCActaaaaaaacatgaaagttgagCAGAGATAAGCAAGCCTTCTTCACTTTGCTGGCTTATCAAGCTGTAGACGTGACTATTTTCAATCATGTACATGTAGTAGAGATAGTGTGTGTAGCATAAGTGCTGAAACGCAATTGGAAGCACAGAGACATAAAAAGAGTAAATGCGTTTGAGTTTGAAATATTTGCCAATATGATCTCTCTTGCTGCATAAAGCATTGGAAAATAAAGCTGTACGCCCCTTCTCAGAGCAGGAATTATCAGGCTGAACCATTCTGATTCCTTTGATACTTTGATGTAGAGAATAGAGACGAAAATTGCTGAATTCCCAATCAAACCTTTCTTTGTTCCCACCGGCGCATTCTTTTAGCGACTTAGTTATACAGTAGTTGTCGGAGGTTGGACTGATACCTGACCTGAGCTTTTCACTTGGGCAAGTGAACTGAGAGAACCCTCCTGTTGCCTGTCAATCTTCTTCTTGCTAAAGTGACCGAGTCACAAATGAAGTTTTCGGCCATGAAACATCAAATTGTAACCAACTGGACTGATGGAATCACACGGACACTCCATATATGATGGACCAGGGCAGGAACAGTCACTAGAGAAACCATCTGGATTGGTCTTGTGCATTTTGTACAAAATGTAACTTAATTTGCATATGATATAACTCATTTTACATAACGTGTAAATATAGAACAAAATTTTATGAGTTTTATATATAATGTGAAAAATGATGTACAAGATAAAATCTAAACCttactttttttgttttttttgatcAAATCTTGGCCACCAACCTTCCGCTTTCTACTATATATGATATATGATATATCATGGGCTATCATATTCATAAGTGGCCAAATGAACCTTGACTCACCTTCTTGTGATACTAACGTGTATCTTGtgcatattttttcattttgaaaacaTGTGTAAAATCCTCCTTCACAGATTAAACGGGGTCTCCAACAACCCATCGATCCACTCCTGCTCCCTTGTCACTTGGACCTTCACTTCATTCTGAAGCTCCAAGATGTTCCGTCCCTTTCCTCAACGATCCTCCCTTTCTCTCCAAACCTTGAATTTCACAAATGAGAAAGCCAACAAGCTTCGTCCATCCCCCAGTCCATGTCTCATCTTCTTCCATCTTTGGTCTCAGAATACTCCTCAAAGTACACCAGCAATCTATTCACTTCAAACACAGCAGGCTAACTCTAAGGGTTATCTGtgcaggacaaccctcacaacCTCCACAGCCTTCTTCAAATGAAACATTAAACATTATCTCGATTCTTCGAGCAATACCAGATTGGGCTGACGGTATAAAAGAAAGGGGTATGCGACGGAAGAGGGCCTTGTATGACCATGAAAAATGGGTAGAGCATAGAAGTTCTTTAAGGCATGTAAGGCATTTGATGTCTAGTCTGAATTCAAGGGTGATTTTATCTTTGGTTCCGCCAGTGCTGGCTTTTACCACAGCGGCAGTCATCATAGCCAGTTATAATTCGGCAGTATCTTTGCACTGGTTACCtgaaatttttcctcttttgcgTGCTTCTTCATTGCCTTACCAGTTGACGGCCCCAGCTTTGGCCCTTTTACTGGTTTTTAGGACTGAGGCATCATATGCGAGGTTTGAAGAAGGTAGGAAGGCGTGGACTAAAGTGATTGCTGGTGCTAATGACTTTGCAAGGCAAGTGATTGCTAATGTGGGTTGCACAACTGATGCATCGCTTAAAAATGCACTCTTGCAGTACATCATGGCGTTTCCAGTTGTCCTTAAGGTAAACTTGCTCTCTTATCTGCTGTactcttttaattttgtatcAATAGCTATTCTTTCCTTTCGTCGCATCGTGGAGCTTCACAAAGACATCCACTGGCTAGAAGAGTggctttcatttcttttccaaGACTTAATAAATGATGATAACAGCTTCAAATTTCGTACATGTGAGGGCTTTTTGTTTGTAGTTTAAGATGGAAATGACAAGAGAGACGAAATCCATCttgaattttatcatttgggaCTAGTGTCGGAACTGGTAAATAGATGTTTTATGAGGAAAAAGTGCCTGGTTCAATACCATTTCATATCTTATGAAGTCTCATCTGAAACTATTGAATATCAGATTTCATGAATGAGGTACCGAAGTTGATCTTTCCTTATTTTGGAGATCATCTTGTTTCATCAAACATCTAAACTTTGTGTTGACGGCCACTTCTTGGGTTTTTCTAAGCTCAACTGACCTCGAACAGATTTTCTATTTAAAAGTCATTAATTTGGCAAGAAAAGATTCAGTTCCCATATGTCATCTCCTTTGTAACAGAATCCAAGGAATCTTGATTTGCTTTAGTTGCATTGTGTAAAACACGGGGTATCCCTAAACTTAATGCAGAAATATCTGGCAGGATGAAAGAAGCCATAATCTAATGAATTTATTGGTTCAGTAAAGACCAAATGCAAGTTTTAAGCAAAAATGGATTTTTTGGTATGTATTATGGACCATACTTTATGTCAGGACCAGAGTGTTAATTGTGTAATTAGAAGACTCGGTATATGCTTGATGACTTCTAATAGTATTTCTCCTAATGCAGTGCCACTTAATTCATGGGTCAAATGTTGCACAAGACCTTCAAGATGTGCTTGATGATGGTGATTTAGCAGTAATTCTTAGGTCAAAGGATCGCCCTCGATGCATCATTGAGTTCATCTCTCAGTCTATTCAGTTGCTAAGTATGGAGGAGGCAAAACGTAATATACTGGTAAATTCCACTTGGACACTTGGCTGTATTCACTAGATCTCTGTGCTGAAATATAAAGCAGCAAAGTTCTCCTGGAAAATGTATATGCTGAAAAATGGATCGCTGCCATCTGGGATTGCAGAAAGACTAGAATGATCACTTTATTGTTAGTACCTTTGGAAGAGATTTGAGCTGGTCACAGTAGATTGTTAATGATGCATGCAGGATCATGTGTACAAAATTGCAGGAAATAGTTTAATATATGGTCTATGTTGCAGGAGTCAAAAATCTCTTGTTTCCATGAAGGCATTGGTGTTTGTGAAGAGCTGATGGGTATACCTATTCCTCTTTCATATACCCGGTTGACGTCAAGGTTCTTGTTCCTTTGGCATCTTACTCTTCCAATTATTCTTTGGGATGATTGCAACTGGATTGTGGTACCAGCTACTTTTAT
This portion of the Coffea arabica cultivar ET-39 chromosome 2e, Coffea Arabica ET-39 HiFi, whole genome shotgun sequence genome encodes:
- the LOC113733168 gene encoding uncharacterized protein; amino-acid sequence: MNPNSDKLVRRTAMVASVTASYFLLTADYGPEPNVLDPIKNAILSAERSVKEFIFGPSKGIQENETKKLASNAGEKHP
- the LOC113733169 gene encoding voltage-dependent chloride channel 1, chloroplastic, producing MRKPTSFVHPPVHVSSSSIFGLRILLKVHQQSIHFKHSRLTLRVICAGQPSQPPQPSSNETLNIISILRAIPDWADGIKERGMRRKRALYDHEKWVEHRSSLRHVRHLMSSLNSRVILSLVPPVLAFTTAAVIIASYNSAVSLHWLPEIFPLLRASSLPYQLTAPALALLLVFRTEASYARFEEGRKAWTKVIAGANDFARQVIANVGCTTDASLKNALLQYIMAFPVVLKCHLIHGSNVAQDLQDVLDDGDLAVILRSKDRPRCIIEFISQSIQLLSMEEAKRNILESKISCFHEGIGVCEELMGIPIPLSYTRLTSRFLFLWHLTLPIILWDDCNWIVVPATFISAASLFCIEEVGVLIEEPFSMLALDELCKLVHSSIQEAMDNEKIIQAQVNAKRQSHYNKNAPNGWPSLRNTEDTN